Proteins from a genomic interval of Rhodopseudomonas julia:
- a CDS encoding DMT family transporter: protein MMTVRISRKQSAAADNLAAAAGVILMTDLALSLGDALIKLTSGTIAVWQLFLLRSLMALPLLVPAVLASSGATLRPRALAWTTLRSLMLVLMWLAYYAALPHLQLSVAAVSYYTLPVFITLFSALFVGERVGPIGWMAVALGLSGVLLILRPDAAAFNAYALLPLLSAVLYALAMILTRTKCREEHPLTLSLALNLAFVVVGLGGVGVFQENSGEGGYLTTGWLPLGAAEIGTLVVLSAAMIIGSLGAAFSYQRAPSNVIGTLDFSYVGFAAIWGLLLFQEVPSLITLCGMALIVGAGILALRR, encoded by the coding sequence ATGATGACGGTACGAATCTCGCGGAAGCAGTCGGCTGCTGCCGACAATCTGGCCGCGGCGGCGGGCGTCATCTTGATGACGGATCTCGCATTGTCGCTCGGCGACGCGCTCATCAAGTTGACGAGCGGTACGATCGCCGTCTGGCAACTCTTCCTCCTGCGCTCGCTGATGGCGCTGCCGTTGCTCGTTCCTGCCGTCCTGGCGAGCTCGGGCGCGACGCTTCGGCCGCGGGCCCTGGCCTGGACGACGCTGCGCAGTCTGATGCTGGTCTTGATGTGGCTTGCCTATTACGCGGCGCTTCCGCATCTGCAGCTGTCTGTGGCCGCAGTCTCCTATTACACGCTGCCCGTCTTCATCACCTTGTTCTCCGCCTTGTTCGTTGGCGAACGTGTCGGGCCGATCGGCTGGATGGCGGTGGCGCTGGGACTAAGCGGCGTGCTTCTGATCCTGAGGCCGGACGCGGCAGCGTTCAACGCTTATGCTTTGCTGCCGCTTCTCTCGGCGGTCCTCTACGCCTTGGCGATGATTCTGACGCGCACGAAATGCCGCGAGGAACATCCGCTGACGTTGTCCCTCGCACTCAATCTCGCATTCGTGGTGGTCGGTCTCGGCGGTGTTGGTGTCTTCCAGGAGAACAGCGGGGAGGGAGGTTACCTCACCACCGGCTGGCTGCCGCTTGGTGCCGCTGAGATCGGCACGCTGGTCGTTCTCTCGGCTGCCATGATCATCGGCAGTCTGGGTGCTGCTTTTTCGTATCAGCGCGCGCCATCGAACGTCATCGGCACGCTCGATTTCTCCTATGTCGGTTTCGCCGCCATCTGGGGCCTTCTGTTGTTCCAGGAAGTTCCCTCGCTCATCACCCTCTGCGGCATGGCGCTCATCGTGGGGGCCGGCATTCTCGCACTTCGACGGTGA
- a CDS encoding L,D-transpeptidase family protein: MMPVNQSEWSESFDTGPRTAAPVTSTVPILSPYTVPAMDQAIEWYQGLVDAGGWNSVPSEPTLKIGMRHPNVLALRQRLIASGDLRQTAGSDAFDSYVQSAVMRFQERHGIPADGVVGAGTFKALNVPAAVRLNQLRVNRERIAAMKDPANRYVMVNVPGAQIEVVEDGKVVSRHTAVVGKVDRQTPLLSSKIHEINFNPYWTVPNSIIRKDLIPKMQKDPEYLTRNRIRIFTQKGEELQPSQVNWHSDEAVNYMFKQDPGDQNSLGSVRMNFYNPYSVFLHDTPSKGLFGSDYRFESSGCVRVMNVRELVAWILRDNGYSRATVDQTIRSGERLDVDVANPPALYTVYFTAWTTGDGVVHFRDDIYNFDAPGEVALNQPSELIGSPLPQ, encoded by the coding sequence ATGATGCCCGTCAATCAGTCGGAATGGAGCGAATCCTTTGATACGGGGCCTCGGACGGCGGCACCGGTGACCTCGACCGTCCCGATTCTCTCGCCTTACACCGTTCCCGCCATGGATCAGGCTATCGAATGGTATCAGGGCCTGGTTGATGCCGGCGGCTGGAATTCTGTGCCCTCAGAGCCGACGCTCAAAATCGGAATGCGCCACCCCAATGTCCTGGCGCTGCGTCAGCGTCTTATCGCTTCAGGTGATTTGCGGCAGACGGCTGGCTCCGATGCCTTCGATTCTTATGTGCAGTCGGCCGTCATGCGCTTTCAGGAGCGCCACGGCATTCCTGCCGATGGCGTCGTCGGTGCAGGCACTTTCAAGGCTCTCAACGTTCCGGCCGCGGTTCGCCTCAATCAATTGCGGGTCAATCGCGAGCGCATCGCCGCGATGAAGGATCCCGCCAACCGCTATGTGATGGTGAACGTCCCTGGCGCCCAGATCGAAGTGGTCGAGGACGGAAAGGTTGTCTCCAGGCACACCGCGGTGGTCGGCAAGGTGGACCGTCAGACGCCGCTTTTGTCCAGCAAGATCCATGAGATCAACTTCAATCCTTACTGGACGGTCCCGAACTCCATCATCCGCAAGGATCTGATCCCGAAGATGCAGAAGGATCCGGAGTATCTGACGCGCAACCGCATCCGCATTTTCACCCAGAAGGGCGAAGAGCTGCAGCCGAGCCAGGTGAACTGGCATTCGGACGAAGCCGTCAATTACATGTTCAAGCAGGACCCGGGCGATCAGAACTCGCTCGGTTCGGTGCGGATGAACTTCTACAACCCTTATTCGGTCTTCCTGCACGACACGCCGTCGAAAGGCCTTTTCGGCTCCGACTACCGCTTTGAATCGTCGGGTTGCGTGCGGGTGATGAATGTGCGCGAGCTCGTCGCCTGGATTTTGCGCGACAACGGTTATTCGCGCGCAACTGTCGACCAGACGATCCGCTCGGGCGAGCGTCTCGATGTGGATGTGGCCAATCCGCCGGCGCTCTACACGGTCTACTTTACGGCTTGGACGACTGGTGACGGCGTCGTGCACTTCCGCGACGACATCTACAATTTTGATGCTCCGGGCGAAGTCGCGCTCAATCAGCCGTCAGAATTGATCGGCTCCCCGCTGCCGCAATAA